The following proteins come from a genomic window of Lytechinus pictus isolate F3 Inbred chromosome 1, Lp3.0, whole genome shotgun sequence:
- the LOC129256860 gene encoding atrial natriuretic peptide-converting enzyme-like isoform X9 produces the protein MEPVMIDDQQTRTQINGTQNGGRDNAGFQYDEPAVLQVNSDTNGNMGLDNPHLYQDLKPNGNSNSKASQKNGHMPRGKAYVYDGPGGAHGLGTETGQEVHEYEYGFNRQESYKYKGQTEQERTNNKKNESHCCRIFAVVIAILILLIIGAIIYVVFEFVVNKPDNVTTTQLPQTTALPPVQSYLVTTSAVATLDLTYTPSLSDPSTTEYQELEANFTSLMETALRDAKTSEVSYEEVIVISFSSGSVVVNFDIRASHTQNSLPGEAAEQAAINAVENEVSAVLTEITEDNSSDLPLISFDITGSEADIIVTTTAQQTSEIPSTPESITTQEPIACQPDEILCPDGLGCVGFDQICDGVQQCLDGYDEQLCTGGNCSITELPCLDQTECYPIDKQCDGEFDCTDESDEDSCSSCPESTCFDSGCYPFSGYCDGIPDCLDQSDELFCSSCPIGQLDCNDGGCYDPLGYCDGNQDCDDGSDELFCSTNCEPNELVCIDGSGCYVYPDQECDGISQCTDGQDEQSCTDGCRPGELPCATGNECYNAVYQCDGYQDCTDQSDEQDCTLELVVVDLTELSAPYVLTSPNYPDRYPLNANQSWLFVASFGYRPRIDVNDLYTEPIRDLLSFYSGSTPIGQPLELSGAMTRSGIITYQSSNQNLYVTFTSDNAVSVRGFNASVIQESTNDVQCDESQYDCGDGMVCMPTDKLCSCPVPPTDCNPPTDCFSCDSGKCIPFEEECDGEHQCEFGEDERNCSQRCDSFLCNDGICLANSTVCDTVNDCTGGEDESGCSYPVGEETVYLFNGDIPYQLTSYGYPAEYPNNVHYTWKFLAGFGFKIRLQFQFFSTHDANDYVIIGDGSNTSTNPFMRLYGGGFVPQEVLSQGGDIWITMVTNQNFRSSGFFANVTAVLEDEELGPCAPKDVQCGDHVCIPGERLCDVTPHCVLPSFNPGCPVFIELGGVGKQYQPMTSPFLKLYSSNFPARYDNNIDATLYLTAMAGQRILAATVQFDTEEGYDFLTFYEGHSTDPSQQIAILSGLLPNQVIMSTGNRMTIVFQSDETYALFGFYLEIEGQATDDSCSSDEFRCMNGQCRSSDLVCDGEIHCIDFSDEDKCPTCQPVPSQCSSILPWTATVFPNTRFHTESEALQRYTELESAALSCSPSSGQLLLCAALFPECPHYGTTRNLCPSVCNEVITDCPQLAEFSNACSGSTVVDDNSGNPLCEARTGDYFNTEVCGTRPAYQGDSEVQPRIIGGTYAEKGEFPWIGTLQNENGEQQCGASLLNEYWAITAAHCTGVYSSISFGYLKLDTPTNYSVSPPIAQIIDHPNYYSTSGGDDITLIRFEEPVEINDYVRPICLPSANTSETRVYRRCYAAGWGTLAFGDVASNDLLKVLLGIIDNDECDQMYGDVIPSKICAGYKSGGYDSCNGDSGGPLACEGDDGRWHLIGITSYGNLGCGDPGFPGVYTRVSSFLDFISDTIEQQDP, from the exons ATGGAGCCCGTAATGATAGACGATCAACAGACTCGAACACAG ATTAATGGAACACAAAATGGAGGAAGAGACAATGCTGGTTTTCAGTACGACGAACCCGCTGTTCTTCAGGTTAATAGTGACACAAATGGCAACATGGGACTGGACAATCCACATTTATACCAGGACCTTAAACCTAATGGAAATTCAAACTCTAAAGCCTCCCAAAAGAACGGACACATGCCAAGAGGCAAAGCATATGTATACGATGGACCGGGTGGTGCACATGGCCTAGGAACTGAGACTGGCCAAGAAGTGCATGAGTACGAGTATGGATTCAATCGGCAAGAATCGTACAAGTACAAGGGACAAACAGAACAGGAGAGAACTAATAACAAGAAAAATGAATCCCACTGCTGTAGGATATTTGCTGTGGTTATTGCCATTTTGATACTACTTATCATAGGAGCAATCATCTATGTCGTCTTTGAGTTTGTAG TAAATAAACCAGATAATGTCACAACAACACAATTGCCAC AGACCACGGCGTTGCCACCCGTCCAAAGTT ATCTTGTCACTACGTCAGCAGTCGCCACGTTAGATTTAACGTATACTCCATCTCTGTCCGATCCGAGTACTACAGAATATCAAGAGCTGGAAGCCAACTTTACTTCTTTG ATGGAAACAGCTTTGCGGGATGCAAAGACGTCTGAAGTATCATATGAGGAAGTAATCGTAATTAGTTTCAG CTCGGGAAGCGTCGTTGTAAACTTTGATATTCGGGCAAGCCACACTCAAAACTCTCTGCCCGGTGAGGCCGCGGAACAAGCCGCTATAAACGCGGTTGAGAACGAAGTATCTGCGGTTCTGACCGAAATTACCGAAGATAACTCGTCTGATCTACCGCTCATAAGCTTTGATATTACTGGCTCGGAAGCAG ATATCATCGTTACAACAACGGCTCAACAAACATCAG aGATTCCTTCGACACCtgaatcaatcacaactcaGGAGCCTATTG CTTGCCAGCCTGATGAGATCCTATGTCCAGATGGCTTAGGGTGTGTGGGGTTCGATCAGATATGTGATGGCGTTCAACAATGTCTGGATGGATATGATGAACAATTGTGTACAG GTGGTAATTGTAGCATCACTGAACTTCCTTGTCTGGATCAAACCGAATGTTATCCGATTGACAAACAATGTGATGGCGAATTTGATTGTACAGATGAATCGGATGAAGACTCCTGCT CATCTTGCCCTGAATCAACATGTTTTGATAGTGGATGTTATCCATTTAGTGGATACTGTGATGGTATTCCTGATTGTCTTGACCAATCTGATGAGCTATTCTGCAGCT CTTGTCCTATTGGTCAACTGGACTGTAATGATGGTGGGTGCTACGATCCATTAGGATATTGCGATGGTAATCAGGATTGTGACGATGGCTCCGATGAATTGTTCTGTTCAA CAAATTGTGAACCAAACGAGTTGGTTTGTATCGATGGAAGTGGTTGTTATGTATACCCTGACCAAGAGTGTGATGGAATATCACAATGTACAGATGGACAAGATGAGCAGAGTTGCACAG ATGGATGCCGTCCCGGTGAGTTGCCATGTGCGACAGGAAACGAGTGTTATAATGCTGTTTATCAGTGCGATGGATATCAAGATTGCACAGACCAATCAGATGAACAGGATTGTACATTAG AACTGGTGGTGGTAGACCTGACTGAACTGTCGGCTCCCTACGTCCTAACTAGTCCCAACTACCCCGACAGGTACCCACTCAATGCAAATCAGTCATGGCTGTTTGTTGCTTCTTTTGGATACAG ACCAAGGATTGATGTCAACGACTTGTACACCGAGCCCATCCGAGATCTTCTAAGCTTCTATTCAGGCAGTACTCCGATCGGTCAGCCACTGGAGCTATCAGGTGCTATGACACGGTCAGGTATCATTACTTACCAGTCAAGCAATCAGAATCTCTATGTTACCTTCACCTCTGACAATGCAGTGTCGGTCAGGGGTTTCAATGCCAGTGTCATCCAGGAGTCAACGAATG ATGTTCAATGTGATGAAAGCCAGTATGATTGCGGTGATGGAATGGTTTGTATGCCAACTGATAAATTGTGTTCCTGCCCTGTTCCTCCTACTGACTGTAATCCTCCTACAG ATTGTTTTTCTTGCGACAGCGGTAAATGTATTCCATTTGAAGAAGAGTGCGATGGCGAACATCAATGTGAATTTGGAGAGGACGAAAGAAATTGTTCACAAA GGTGCGACAGTTTCCTTTGCAATGATGGTATATGTTTAGCCAACTCAACTGTGTGCGATACTGTCAATGACTGCACGGGAGGAGAGGATGAATCAGGATGCTCTTATC CTGTCGGTGAAGAAACTGTTTACTTATTTAATGGAGATATTCCCTATCAATTGACATCATATGGCTACCCTGCTGAATACCCAAATAATGTCCACTACACATGGAAATTCCTTGCTGGATTTGGCTTCAAG ATTCgccttcaatttcaattcttctCCACACACGATGCAAATGATTATGTCATAATTGGAGATGGCAGTAACACTAGTACTAATCCCTTTATGAGGCTCTACGGCGGTGGGTTTGTCCCGCAAGAAGTTCTGTCACAAGGTGGCGACATTTGGATCACCATGGTAACCAACCAGAATTTCAGATCTAGTGGATTCTTTGCAAATGTTACTGCTGTGCTAGAAGATG AGGAGCTTGGACCATGCGCCCCTAAAGATGTGCAGTGTGGGGATCATGTATGCATACCGGGAGAGAGGCTTTGTGATGTTACTCCACATTGTGTTTTACCATCTTTTAACCCTGGCTGCCCAGTTTTCATTG AGCTTGGTGGAGTTGGCAAACAATACCAACCTATGACATCACCATTCCTAAAACTTTACAGTTCCAACTTCCCTGCTCGTTATGATAATAACATCGACGCTACCTTGTACTTGACGGCAATGGCTGGGCAGCGTATCCTTGCTGCAACGGTTCAATTTGATACAGAGGAGGGATATGATTTCCTCACGTTCTATGAGGGACACAGCACCGATCCAAGCCAGCAGATTGCAATACTTTCAGGACTCTTACCAAATCAGGTCATTATGTCAACGGGGAACAGGATGACAATTGTGTTTCAGAGTGATGAGACATATGCCTTGTTTGGATTCTATTTAGAGATTGAAGGGCAGGCTACGGATG ATTCATGTTCTAGTGATGAGTTTAGATGTATGAATGGTCAGTGCCGATCTTCTGATTTAGTTTGCGATGGAGAGATACACTGTATTGACTTTTCAGATGAGGACAAATGTC CTACATGTCAGCCAGTCCCTAGCCAGTGCTCAAGCATTCTACCATGGACCGCAACCGTGTTCCCCAACACCCGCTTCCATACTGAGTCTGAAGCCCTTCAACGCTACACCGAGCTTGAGTCTGCTGCCCTGTCCTGCAGCCCTTCATCTGGTCAGCTCCTCCTCTGTGCGGCTCTCTTTCCAGAATGCCCGCATTATGGTACAACAAGGAACTTGTGCCCGTCTGTTTGTAATGAAGTGATCACAGACTGTCCGCAGCTGGCAGAGTTCTCCAATGCTTGCTCAGGAAGCACTGTGGTCGATGATAACAGTGGAAATCCACTCTGCGAGGCTCGTACTGGAG ATTACTTTAACACAGAAGTGTGTGGAACCCGACCAGCCTACCAGGGAGACTCTGAGGTTCAACCTCGTATCATAGGAGGTACCTATGCAGAGAAGGGAGAGTTCCCTTGGATTGGAACACTCCAGAATGAAAATGGAGAACAACAATGTGGGGCTTCACTCCTCAATGAATATTGGGCTATTACAGCTGCTCACTGCAC CGGCGTTTACTCCAGCATCAGTTTTGGTTACTTGAAACTGGACACACCAACTAATTACAGCGTTTCACCACCTATTGCACAAATCATCGACCATCCAAACTACTATTCAACATCAGGCGGTGACGATATCACTCTCATTAGATTTGAAGAGCCAGTCGAGATCAATGACTATGTTCGACCGATCTGTCTACCGTCAGCTAACACCAGTGAGACACGGGTGTATAGAAGGTGTTACGCCGCTGGTTGGGGCACTCTTGCTTTTGGAG ATGTTGCTTCTAATGACCTTCTAAAGGTTTTGCTTGGcattattgataatgatgaatgtGATCAAATGTATGGCGACGTTATTCCTTCTAAAATATGTGCTGGATACAAGAGTGGCGGCTATGATTCATGTAAT GGTGATAGCGGAGGACCTCTCGCTTGTGAAGGAGATGATGGAAGATGGCATCTTATTGGTATTACAAGCTATGGAAACTTGGGCTGTGGAGATCCTGGTTTCCCCGGGGTTTACACCCGTGTAAGCTCATTCCTTGATTTTATCTCCGACACGATTGAGCAACAAGATCCATAG